A window of Longimicrobium sp. genomic DNA:
TCCTCCGCTTGGGGTGGAGGAGCCAACCTGTGGGATCGGCCGCCCGCGCGCTCACCTCACGCGCAGACCGCCACGAGTGCGATGCCGACTGTCAGATTTTCGCCCGCCGAAAGTGTCAGATTTACGCCCGCCGCTAACACCCCGGCGCCAAACACGCCCAAACCTGCCTGCCTGAACCGGTTGGGCGCGCGCGAAGCTTCCCGTTCCCCGTGTTTCGCAAACATGCGGTGCGCCGTGTGCGGCACGCGAAATGCGCCTCTGTCGCGAGCGAAATCATGCGCGGACACGCCGCTCCCAGCCCTGGAACATGCACGCAGAAGCCCCCCTGCTCGAACCCCGCGACAACAGCGCACCGGCGCGCCCGATCCGCGCGCTTCCCGTTACCGAGATCGAGCCCGACCCGGCCGAGCTGCTCATCCGCCGGCTGGCCGCCGACCACCTGCGCGAGCTGCGCGACGACGGCGTGACGCTGGGGTACGTGGCCCGGATGTACGGCGTGGACGCCGCCCTGATCGAGCGGCTGCAGAGCGAGCTGGTGCCCACGCGGCGCTGAACGCAGCGGGTCCCGGCAGACGAAGAAAGGCCCGGCGAGCAGAGCTCGCCGGGCCTTCTCACGCTTCCGTGGTGCGCCGGGTCCGCGTCAGGCGGCGCGGTCCAGGCACCCGTGGAAGTTCGGGTTGTTCTGCTCCTGCTGCGGCAGGGGCAGGTTCACGTCGGGCCCGTAGGTGCCGCCCTCGGCGAAGCTCCCGGTGGGGAACACCGACTCGGCCGTGCGCCCGTACTGCCGGATCAGGCGGCGCATGTCACCCAGGCGGGTACCCTTGCTGTACTGCCAGAACGCCTTCTCGCGGAAGAACAGGTTCTGCTGGTCCACCGCCGTGCCCGGATCGGTGAGCGCCGGCAGGCCGGCCACGCCCGCGCCGCCCGTGGTGCCCGCGTTCACCGCCGCCGTGCGCAGCTGGTTCAGGATCTCCAGCGTGCCGCCGGCGCCGCTGAAGTTGCCCGCGCGCATCTGCGCCTCGGCCTGGATCAGACGCGCCTCGATGCCGTTGACCACGGTGTCGGGGCTGTTCTGCGCCGGCCAGCGCAGCTGCACCCGCAGCGGCGTGACGTTGGTGGTGTTGAAGGCCGTGTTCGAGGTGGTGAAGCCGCGCTGCTGGCACCGCGTGCTGGTGGGGGTGGACACCCCCGTGCAGGTGGGCAGGCGCGGGTCGTTGGCCGACACGTACGGAAGGCCGTTGGTGCCCTCGTTGTCGCCCATGGTGTAGCGCCGGCTGACGCCGTTCATCTCCGCGACCGTGTTGGTCTTGGTGGTCAGCGAGTGCTGGTTCTCGTACCCGTAGTTCGTGGGCACGCTGGCCACCGCCGCGGCCGCGTCGCTGAAGCGGCCCAGGTTCACCAGGATCTTGCCCCGCGTGACCTGCAGCGCGTTGCGGATCTTGGTCTCCTGCGCGCTGGTGCCGGCGCCCAGCACCGACAGCCCCGAGTCGGCATGCGCCAGGGCGCGGGCGTACACGTCGGCGTTGGTGACCTGCGGGCCGTACGAGTCCACCCCGTCGATCACGTCGCTGAACGCGATGCCGTTGCAGAAGTGCTCGGCCAGCATGTTCTCGATGTACGCCTCGACGAAGTACAGCTCGGCCGTCTGCCACTTGGGCGCGCTGGGCGAGAACTGGGCCAGCGAGCGGATGGCCTGCGCGGCCGACACGCGGGCGCGGTGGGCGTACAGGTAGCCGTTGGCGATGTTGGCGTTGCTGTCCTGCACGCGGCGCTGGTCGGTCTCGATGCGCTGCGCGAAGGTGTCGCTGGTCTGCCACTCGTCGGCCAGCAGGCCGCTGTAGATCCACAGCGTTTCGCCCGAGCTGCCGCCGTTGTAGCCGCTGGTGGCGCCGTTGAAGCGCGCCAGCGCTCCAATCCGCACCGCCTCGGCGCCGTCGGGCGACGACACGTCGCCCGGGTTGATGATGTCCGGGTCGGTCACCTGGAGGATGTCATCGGTGCTGCACCCGGCCAGGAGGACGGCGGCGGCCGCCGTCCCCAGGGCCACGCGCAGCCGGGTGCCGACTGACTTGCGTGTGATCTGCATGAGTATGTCTTTCTCCTTGGGGCGTCAGAAGCCGAGGTTGACCCGAACGGTGTAGTAGCTCGGCGGCGGCGCCGTCTGGAAGTCGGTCGGCACGTCGGTCTGGCCGTAGTTGCTCTCGGGGTCGATCCCCTTGTAGCTGGTCCAGACCTTCAGGTTGCGGGCGGAGAACGTGGCCGAGAGCGCGCGGCCGCCGAAGCGGCGGGCGAAGCTCTGCGGCGCCGTGAGCGTCACGCCCAGCTCGCGGAAGCGGGTGAACGAGGCGTCCTGCATGTACCCCGCCTGGCTGGCGCTGGGGTGCACGCGCACGGCCACCGCGGCCGCCTGCTCGTCGAGCGGGGCGGTCGGGTCCACGATCCCGCGGCAGTTGCCGCGGCTCTGGCAGCGGATGCGGTCGGTGCCGTTCAGCAGCAGGTTGCCGCCCTTGTGGTCGAACAGCGCCGAGATCCGCACCTTGCGGTTGAACAGGTCGATGCCGTTGGTGAAGGTGATCTCGGTGCGCGGCTGCGAGTAGCCCATGAACTCGGCGGTGTCGCCCACCACGATCTCGTTGACCGTGATGATGCCGTTGTGGTCGGCGTCGGCGAAGCTCTTGAGGGGCCGCTGCCAGTAGCCGTTCAGCGGGAAGCCCTCGCGGTTCTGGATGGTGCTGCCGATGATCGGCGGCACGCCGCCCAGGTCCACCAGCTCGTTGGAGTTGTGCGAGCCCGAGACCGTCACGTCCCACCCCAGGAACGAGCGCTCCAGCAGCTGGCCGTTCACCAGCCACTCCCATCCCCAGTTGCGCACCTCGCCCAGGTTCTCGAAGCGCACCGTGCTGCCGGTGCCCAGCGAGAGCGGGAGGTTGCGGGCGATGAGCGCGTCGCGCGAGGTCTTGCTGTAGTAGGTGAGCTCGGTGTTCACCCGGTTGCCGAAGAAGCGGGCGTCCAGGCCGGTTTCCAGCTCGGCCGAGCGCTCGGGCTTCAGGTTGCGGTTGCCCACCGCGCTGAACACCACGCCGGGAAGCTCGGTGGCGTCGAAGCGCCCCGAGGTGGCGGCGTAGTACTGCACCGCGTCGATGGTGCCGGGCTGCACGCCGCTGGCGCCGTACGCGGCGCGCAGGCGCAGCTCGTCCATGAAGCCCACGTGCGGGAAGAACGGCTCTTCCGAGGCCACCCAGCTGACCGAGACCTTGGGGTAGAACACGGTCTTGAAGTCGGCGCCGAACGCGCTGTTGCGGTCCGAGCGCACCGCGCCGGTGATGAACAGGCGGTCGTTGATCCCCAGGTTCTCCTCGATGAACGCGCCCAGCGTGCGCGCTTCCGACACGTTCTCGTCGGAGGTCTGCACCGAGCCGGCGGTGACCGTGGTGGCGCCCGGGGGCAGGTTGCTGCTGAACGCGCCGTTGCGGTCGAACACGTTGCGGTAGTACTGCGCGCCCACCGTGGTTCCCGAGGTCAGCCACGACATGGGGTGCGCGGTGGCGGTGCCCGCCACGTCGACCGTGTACACGTTGAACGAGGTGCGGGCGTCGGACTTGAAGCCCTGCCGCACGGTGCTGAAGTTGGGGCAGTTGTTGCGGCGGCAGAGGTCGCGGTCCACCCGGTTGGTGAAGTCGAGGCCGAAGTTGCCGCGCGCCGTGAGCCAGGTGGCCGGGCGGTAGTTGCCGGTCATCGAGCCGATGAAGCGGTTCACGTCCTGGCGGACCGTTTCCTGGAAGATGTCGCCGGGGGTGAAGGCGCGGTACCCGAACAGGCTGTCGCCGGTGGCCGTCACGTTGTAGCCGAAGCCGGGGCCGCCGTACGCGCTGGACTGGATGCCGATGGTGTTGTTGTCGGTCTGCGCGAAGCGCTGCGCCAGGGCGATGTAGTTGGTGTTGATCGCGAAGTCGGCCTTGGGGCTGAGCGTCACGTTCAGGTTGGCGCGGCCCGAGGCGCGGTTCAGCGCGTTGGGGTGCATCCACTCGTCGCGGATGTCGATTCCCTGGCGGTTCAGGCGGGCCACGTCGAAGTCGGCGATCTTCAGCACGCCGGTCTCGCCCTCGGCCTCGCCGCTCACGAAGTAGCGCAGCACCTCGCTGCCGCCCGACACCTGCAGGCCGTACAGCTGGCGGTGCCCGGTGCCCAGCGGGGTGGTGCGGTCGTTCTCGAACAGGTTGAAGCTGGTCACGCTGTCCTGGGTGCAGCGGCCGGCCGCCAGGTCGATCAGCAGGCACTGCACGCCGTTGGCCGAGGTCGAGGTCGTGGCCGCCGTGGGGCCCGAGCGCCAGGCGCGGTACGCCGTGGGGTACGGGTTGTGGTCGGTGACCACGCCCTGCTCGCTGTACACCGACCACTGCGGGCGGCCCACCCGGCCGCGCTTGGTGCGGATCACGATCACGCCGTTGGCGGCGTCGGTGCCGTACAGCGTGGAGGCCGACGGCCCCTTCACCACCTCGATGCTCTCGATCTCGTCGGGGTTCAGGTCGTTCACGCGGCTGGGCGTGGTGCCTCCGACGCCGATGGCGCTCGAGTTGGTGGCCGAG
This region includes:
- a CDS encoding SusC/RagA family TonB-linked outer membrane protein codes for the protein MSFSSRLATALGVAATVAALAAQPAAAQQTGTVSGDVTASGSNEPLSGVAVNVAGTNLSVVTNAQGHYVLRGVPARAVTVRALRIGYVEQTRSVTVPAGGTATADFRLSVSAVQLAPVVTTATGEARRVTVGNSIGQVNAARVTEERPIANISDLLTARVPGVQVLPGNSTGAGGRVRIRGTSSLSLSNDPIYVIDGIRMNSATNSSAIGVGGTTPSRVNDLNPDEIESIEVVKGPSASTLYGTDAANGVIVIRTKRGRVGRPQWSVYSEQGVVTDHNPYPTAYRAWRSGPTAATTSTSANGVQCLLIDLAAGRCTQDSVTSFNLFENDRTTPLGTGHRQLYGLQVSGGSEVLRYFVSGEAEGETGVLKIADFDVARLNRQGIDIRDEWMHPNALNRASGRANLNVTLSPKADFAINTNYIALAQRFAQTDNNTIGIQSSAYGGPGFGYNVTATGDSLFGYRAFTPGDIFQETVRQDVNRFIGSMTGNYRPATWLTARGNFGLDFTNRVDRDLCRRNNCPNFSTVRQGFKSDARTSFNVYTVDVAGTATAHPMSWLTSGTTVGAQYYRNVFDRNGAFSSNLPPGATTVTAGSVQTSDENVSEARTLGAFIEENLGINDRLFITGAVRSDRNSAFGADFKTVFYPKVSVSWVASEEPFFPHVGFMDELRLRAAYGASGVQPGTIDAVQYYAATSGRFDATELPGVVFSAVGNRNLKPERSAELETGLDARFFGNRVNTELTYYSKTSRDALIARNLPLSLGTGSTVRFENLGEVRNWGWEWLVNGQLLERSFLGWDVTVSGSHNSNELVDLGGVPPIIGSTIQNREGFPLNGYWQRPLKSFADADHNGIITVNEIVVGDTAEFMGYSQPRTEITFTNGIDLFNRKVRISALFDHKGGNLLLNGTDRIRCQSRGNCRGIVDPTAPLDEQAAAVAVRVHPSASQAGYMQDASFTRFRELGVTLTAPQSFARRFGGRALSATFSARNLKVWTSYKGIDPESNYGQTDVPTDFQTAPPPSYYTVRVNLGF